The sequence below is a genomic window from Sorangiineae bacterium MSr12523.
CCGCGCAGATCGCTCACGCGCTCGCGACCGAGCTCGCGCCCGTCCTTGCGGATCACGATGGCGGTGCGGATCTCGTCGCTGCCGGTGCGGTGGATGGCGCTGAAGTGCGCCTCGCCGCCCGGCGAGCCCGCGCGGCGCACGGGACGGAGTTGCGACATGCCGGCGCGCTCCAGGGCGAGCAATGCCAACTCGGTGAAGGCGTGTCCCGGCAGCTCCTGCACGCGGCGCAGGAGCACGCGGCGGGTGGCCTCGCGGTAACGCTCGATCGCGCTGTTCACTTCTTGCTCGAGGCGGACCAAATCCGAGCCGAGGACCCAATCCGTCGGGGCGACGCGCGAACCCGCGGCGAAGCGGAAACGCGGGCGTTGCCCGGCGGCGTTGCGGCGCAAATTGTCCGCGCGAAGGGCGGCGCCAACCTGAATGACCGCGAGCGAGGGATCGCCCGAGAGGCGGCCGCGGCGCATGAACGCGTCCACGATGGCCCTTAACGGTACTGGCCCCGCGTTGCGATCGAACGACGCCATGACGGTGAGCGCCGCATCCGCCAAATCGCGCCCGAAGAGCTCTTCGCCCTCACCGAGCGGAACCTCGATGCCGCTGGGCGCACCGCCCGCCATGATCTGATGGCGATCGCGCACTTGCGGGCGCGGCGCCGGAGCCAGCGGATCGCGCGGCGATTCGACGCCGCCCTCGGTCTCGCCCGCATTGATGACTTGGGCGGCGAGGCCCGGATCGAAGCGCGGTGTCGTGCCCGGTCCCGGATCGAAACGCGACGAGTTCGGCGTGGCGCCGGCCTCGAGGCGCGGCGACGAGAGACCGTCTGCGGTGATGTCCGTGGCACCACTCCCACCGCGGCCGCGGCGGCGGCGACGACGGCGGCGACGGCCTCCCTCGGTGAGCGGCTCGCCCACCTGGGCCGGCGGTGCATTCTGCGGCGCGAAAATCGGCTGATCGTCGTCGTCTTCGTCGTCGAAAAGCTCGGCGCCCTGCGCGGCCAAGTCGGCCCGAAGTGCGTCCTCGCCCGAAACGATGGGGCGCTCTTCTTCCTCTTCTTCGACCTCGGCGACGGCCGGGGGCGGCGGCGTTGATTCGCGCGTGGCCGCTTCGACCTCGAGCGCGTTGATCTCGTCACCCGTTTCCTCGTCCTCGACCTCCGCCGGGA
It includes:
- a CDS encoding HTH domain-containing protein, which codes for MTFTEAAAEVLRLAGKPLHYKEITELAIEKNLLSHVGKSPEVTMGARLAALLKKEDKTNPIVRVKPGVFALRDWDGKRGKKKSEPVVPAEVEDEETGDEINALEVEAATRESTPPPPAVAEVEEEEEERPIVSGEDALRADLAAQGAELFDDEDDDDQPIFAPQNAPPAQVGEPLTEGGRRRRRRRRRGRGGSGATDITADGLSSPRLEAGATPNSSRFDPGPGTTPRFDPGLAAQVINAGETEGGVESPRDPLAPAPRPQVRDRHQIMAGGAPSGIEVPLGEGEELFGRDLADAALTVMASFDRNAGPVPLRAIVDAFMRRGRLSGDPSLAVIQVGAALRADNLRRNAAGQRPRFRFAAGSRVAPTDWVLGSDLVRLEQEVNSAIERYREATRRVLLRRVQELPGHAFTELALLALERAGMSQLRPVRRAGSPGGEAHFSAIHRTGSDEIRTAIVIRKDGRELGRERVSDLRGALHHYGPAAAGWLITTGQVLSGAREEAGAPNAPPVALYDGLAFCKLLEEGDVAVVRTRFSVTIPDLELFETLRG